The Maniola jurtina chromosome 25, ilManJurt1.1, whole genome shotgun sequence genomic sequence AACAAGCGCTAGACGTACGAAGGACTTCTTTGAACCCTTATAAGTCTACGCGTGCGGATAACGCGCACCCGTTGCCGAGGAAAGAGAGGTCAGAAATCGAAAAAGAGTTAGCGCAGAGGGAATATGAAACCGCCAAAGCCCGTGAAAAGCTGGCTCGAGCGAAATTATTGGCATTACAGGAACAAGAGGAAACCGAAGATGAAATTTACGAACAAGAACAACATGTCGAAGAATGGGTAATCCAGGCTTCAgatgaatttgaaaataaaagtcaGCACCAGGCGTCAAGGCAAGATGAAATATCGACGGTACAATTACTTGTACAGGAAATCAAGAAGTTAAACGAAAAAGATAGAGATATTATAGAGTTGCCTTCATTCAGTGGTGCAAGTGCAGAGTGGCTAAATTTCAAGAAAGCTTATTTTGAATCAGCTGAGAACTTTTCCCACGCAATGAACCGAGCGCGCCTTCGCAAGGCTCTACGAGGAACTGCCAAAGAGGCAGTGGAAAGCTTGATGAATAGTGTTGATGATCCGATGATCGTAATGCGGCACCTTGAAGATAGATTTGGTAGACCTGGATCTTTAGCACTAGCAGAGTTAGAAAAAATGAAACGGATAAAACCAGTGAAAAATGATCCAAGAGATATTTGCAGATTTGCCAGCCAGGTAAAGGCCTCTATTTCTGTCATCAAAACCTTGAAGAAACCACAGTATCTTCACTCACCAGAAACTTCCAATTGCATAAGGGAGAAAATGTCAGTGAACATGTTTGATAGATACGTCGCTTTTTATAGCCGGTATAGAGATACTGAAATAGCTGACTTAGAAATAATCGATTTATTCCTTACCGAAGAAATACAGAATTATGGAGTTTTCGCTCCACCTGAAATTGATGATACCATAACGCCGCAATACGTAAATTCAAGAAAGACAGTTCACGCTATGTTAGAGCCAGAAGAGAGAAAACAAGAATCACCGTCGACGAGTCGAGAAATAGCCATTCGCACAGTTAAGAGATCATGTAACTTATGTGATGAGAATCATGGCCTATTAGAATGCAAGAAATTCAGAGAAGCAAGCGTAGATGAACGATGGGAAATTGCGAAGAAAGCTAAGATATGTTTCAAGTGCCTTCGTTACAGACACCAGAGGCTGGACTGCAAGGCTCCACCCTGTAGAAGATGCAGGAGATATCACCATGTAGCTCTTCACTCTGAAAGACCCACACCAACTGCAGTCCAGCAGAAGAACGAGTCGTGCAATAATGTCGACCACGAAGATGAAACATATAACGATGAAGATGGGTATTTTGATGATGAACCAGAAGAGAAAATTGTATCCATCAATACCACAGTGACTAAAGGAAAGGTGTATTTGAAGATGGTGCCAGTGAACCTATATGGCCCAAAAGGAAAAGTCCGAGTGTTAGCATTGTTAGATGAAGGATCTACAATTACACTGGTAGATTCCTCGATTGCAGAGAAGATTGGAGTTGAAGGAAAGAGAGAACCATTGACAATAGAAACGGTTGGTGGAAAAGAATTGAAGAAGAATAACTCCTTGAAggtcaaattgaaaataaaaggcGTCAACAGTAGAGAAATAATGACAATGGAAGCCAGGACAATGGACGATTTGAAGTTGTCAGAACAAAAAGTTGATACAGACGTAATAAACAATTGTCCTCATTTAGTAAAAATCAGAAAAGAACTCGTTTACACCGGTGAAAAGCCTAAGCTTCTTATAGGACAGGACAATTGGGGATTGATTGTCACAAGGAAACTATTAAAAGGAAAGGCCACCAAACCAGTGGCATCACTTACAAGACTAGGATGGGTTCTGCATGGATTTGATACAAGTGCTAACGCCGTAGTTAACTTCGTTAACCACTGCCGAACTAAGGAAGATGAAATAGAAGAAATCGTCAGAGAACACTTTAAACTGGAGTCTTTGGGAATACAACCTAATTTGCCGAGTAATGACAGTGACCGAAGAGCCTTAGAAGTTTTAGAGAGTACCACGAAGAAACTACCAAATGATCAATACGAAACAGGACTCTTATGGAAAAAAGAAGATGAAACTCTACCGAACAATTATCATCAAGCTCTTCGACGACTTATGAATATTGAAAAGAAACTAGACCGAGATGCTGCATTAAAAGAATCTTATACAACGCAAATAGAGAAGTTGTTGGAAAAAGGTTACGCAGAAAAGGCCCCAGAAAATACCTGTAGCGGGAGAACCTTTTATCTTCCTCATTTTGCAGTTGTTCATCCAATCAAGAAGAAGCCAAGAATAGTATTCGATGCAGCGGCAAAATTTGAAGGTAAAAGCCTTAATGATGCGCTACTAGCAGGACCGGATTTACTTCAATCCCTATTTGGAGTTTTGTTACGATTCAGAGAGGGTCCAGTAGCAGTGGTGGCCGATATTCAAGAAATGTTTCTAAGGATAAAGATAAGAGAAGCGGATAGAGACAGCTTTAGATTCTTATGGCGTGGAGAAGATAGAAAGAAGAAACCTGAAGAATATCGGATGACTTCGGTAATCTTTGGAGCTGCATCGTCTCCAGCGACCGCCATATACGTCATGAATAAAAACGCTAAGGAATACGGAAAATCTTTCCCTGAAGCAGTGAAAGCAATTGAAAAGAACCATTATATGGACGATTACCTGCAAAGTTTCAGGACCACTGAAGAAGCAAAGCAAACGGCAGCAAAAGTGAAAGAAATTCATGAAAAG encodes the following:
- the LOC123877941 gene encoding uncharacterized protein LOC123877941, with the translated sequence MARDVTVSIPVESTDTSTTSQSTLRTPPPCVNVRAVGSPVQQVGDVIRGNTDPAPTEGGIPVFTSGTIDVSPNVEPSGSFRMKDKIKGSRQQALDVRRTSLNPYKSTRADNAHPLPRKERSEIEKELAQREYETAKAREKLARAKLLALQEQEETEDEIYEQEQHVEEWVIQASDEFENKSQHQASRQDEISTVQLLVQEIKKLNEKDRDIIELPSFSGASAEWLNFKKAYFESAENFSHAMNRARLRKALRGTAKEAVESLMNSVDDPMIVMRHLEDRFGRPGSLALAELEKMKRIKPVKNDPRDICRFASQVKASISVIKTLKKPQYLHSPETSNCIREKMSVNMFDRYVAFYSRYRDTEIADLEIIDLFLTEEIQNYGVFAPPEIDDTITPQYVNSRKTVHAMLEPEERKQESPSTSREIAIRTVKRSCNLCDENHGLLECKKFREASVDERWEIAKKAKICFKCLRYRHQRLDCKAPPCRRCRRYHHVALHSERPTPTAVQQKNESCNNVDHEDETYNDEDGYFDDEPEEKIVSINTTVTKGKVYLKMVPVNLYGPKGKVRVLALLDEGSTITLVDSSIAEKIGVEGKREPLTIETVGGKELKKNNSLKVKLKIKGVNSREIMTMEARTMDDLKLSEQKVDTDVINNCPHLVKIRKELVYTGEKPKLLIGQDNWGLIVTRKLLKGKATKPVASLTRLGWVLHGFDTSANAVVNFVNHCRTKEDEIEEIVREHFKLESLGIQPNLPSNDSDRRALEVLESTTKKLPNDQYETGLLWKKEDETLPNNYHQALRRLMNIEKKLDRDAALKESYTTQIEKLLEKGYAEKAPENTCSGRTFYLPHFAVVHPIKKKPRIVFDAAAKFEGKSLNDALLAGPDLLQSLFGVLLRFREGPVAVVADIQEMFLRIKIREADRDSFRFLWRGEDRKKKPEEYRMTSVIFGAASSPATAIYVMNKNAKEYGKSFPEAVKAIEKNHYMDDYLQSFRTTEEAKQTAAKVKEIHEKASFHLKGWASNDARVIEEFREKIQNDSLELTKEEKTLGLRWLVKEDALAFNVGLRNTSEELMNGRKIPTKREVMSAVMSTFDPLGFATPVLIQGKKLFQDIWRTKIDWDEKIHEDQVKSWLKYMEEVSTLTELKIARCISPYSQEGELHTFTDASEEAYAAAVYWRTIGTDGKIHVTLITGKARVALTKPISIPRLELQAALLGTRLAATIEREMDLRVLKKAYWTDSSTVLQWIKSDPRKFKTFVAHRLAEIEESTNVGEWRWVPTKVNPADDATRGTPNDFDQAARWFQGPSFLRKNEDKWPVRRFEKANENLEKKERRRQDKGRIIPSTPPSRRKRPNKGEEGNQTEKPRGKRTNNNKEERELWTGKLPEEC